AGGGGGTCGACGGGGGCGATGCCCGCGACGGTCGCGGCGGGTGGCTCGCCGTGCCCGGCCGCGTCGGTGCACGGGGCGCTCGCCTCGGGCCGCAAGCCCGGCACGAGCAGCACGCCCAGTCCCTGCTCGCCGAGCACCTGCATGAGACCGTCGAGCACCTGCACGGACACCGGGTCGCGGAACGCGCGCCCGGGGTTGTCGCCGATGACGACGCCGACGATGCCGGACCGGCCCGAGCGCAGCTGGCGGCCCAGCGGGTTGGGGCCCGAGTAGCCCAGCTCCTGGGCGGCGGTGAGCACGCGGTCGCGCGTCTCGGCGCTGATGGGCCCGGCCCCGGAGAATGCCAGCGAGGCCGTCGACACCGACACCCCGGCACGCTCGGCGACCTTCGCCAGCGTCGGGCGCCCTGCGGTGCTCGAGGCCATCGTGTCTCCTGTCCGTGGTGCTGCTGTGGTGGTGCAGCGTCGTCGTGCGGCGTCGTGGTGCCGCCGTTCGTGTGCTGGGCCGACCGGCGCAGGATGCGGGCACGGCTCGCCGCGAGCCTACCCGCGAGCCCTCACCGGCGGCACGAATCGATTTGACGGGCCGCCCGATCTGGCGCACCGTCGCGGGATGACCACCCGCCCCGCCGACGTCGACCTGCGCCGGAACGCCCGCGCCGCATGGGCCGTCTTCGCCGTCTTCGCCGCGAGCGGCGCTACCTTCGCGACCTGGGTGTCGCGCCTGCCCGCGGTGCGCGACGGACTGGACTTCACCCCCGGGCAGATGGGCGTGCTGCTGCTGACCGGCGCGGTGGGCTCGGTCGTGGCGCTGCCCCTGTCGGGCATGATCACCGCCCGCCTCGGCGCCGCCCGCGCCGTGACGACGTTCGCGCTCGTCGCCGTCGCCGGCTACGCGCTCGTGTGCGTCGGTGTCGGCACCGGTACCGCGCTCGCCGTGCGGGTCGGGCTGGTGGTCGCGGGCATCGGCTTCGGCGTGTGGGACGCCGCGATGAACGTCGAGGGCGCCGTCGTCGAGCAGCGGCTCGGCCGTTCGATCATGCCCCGGTTCCACGCCGGCTTCTCGCTCGGCACCGTCGCGGGCGCCGGGGTCGGGTCGCTCGCCGCGCACGCCGGGGTGCCGTTCGTCTGGCACGTGGGCGTCGGCGTCGCGCTGACGGTGACGACGGCGCTGGTGTGCGTCCGGGGGTTCCTCCCGACGCCGCACGCGGTCCGGGCCGACGTGCCGGAACCCGACTGCGCCGACCCGGCCGAGGCGGCCCCCGCCCACGGGCTGCGCGCCACCATCGCCGCCTGGCGTGAGCCGCGCACGCTGCTGGTGGGATTCGTGGTGCTCGCGGCCGCGCTCACCGAGGGCGCCGCCAACGACTGGACGGCCCTGTCCCTGGTGGACGGGTTCGGGGCCGCGGAGTCGACCGGGGCGTTCGCCCTCGCGCTGTTCCTGGCGGCCATGACGGTCACGCGGCTGGCCGGTACGCGGCTGGTCGACCGGTTCGGTCGCGTCACCGTCCTGCGCGCCGGCTCGGTCGCCGCGCTCGTGGGCGTCGCCGTGTTCGCCTTCGCGCCCTGGCTGTGGCTCGCCGTCGTCGGCAGCGTCGTGTGGGGGGCGTCGGCGGCGCTCGGGTTCCCCCTGGGGATGTCCGCGGCGGCCGACGAGCCGCAGCACGCCGCGATGCGCGTCGCCGTCGTGTCGACCATCGGGTACGCCGCCTTCTTCGTCGGGCCGGCGCTCATCGGCCTGGTCGCCGATGTCGTGGGGTTCCGGCACGCGCTCGTCGTCATCGCGCTGCCCGTCGTCGTCGGGCTGGCGCTGGCGGGCAACGCGCGACCGCTGAGGGCGGAGCGGACGGCCTGACCGGACGCCCGTGGCTACGCTGGGCGCGTGAACGCCTCCCTCGAAGCACCGCCCGTGCCGACCCTTGCCGAGCTGACGACGCTGCGGGTGGGCGGACCTGCGGACGCCTACGTCGAGACGACGACGGAGGCCGAGCTGATCGACACGATCCGGGCCGCGGACGACGCCGGAGAGCCGCTGCTCGTCGTCGGCGGCGGGTCCAACCTGCTGGTCTCGGACGAGGGGTTCGGCGGCGTCGTCGTGCGGGACACGCGCACGGGCTTCGAGCTGGCCTCGGCGGACGCGTGCGGTGGCGCGACCGTCACCGCCGTCGGCGGGCAGGACTGGGACGAGCTCGTCGCGGTCGCGGTCGAGAACGGCTGGGTGGGGATCGAGGCGCTGTCGGGCATCCCCGGCACGGTCGGTGCCGCACCCGTGCAGAACATCGGCGCGTACGGCCAGGAGGTGGCCGGGGTGCTGTCGACGGTCCGCACGTGGGACCGCCTGCGCGGCCGGGTGCGCACCTTCGCCGTCGGGGAGCTCGGCCTGGGGTACCGCACGTCGCTGCTCAAGCAGTCGATGCGCGGCGTCCCCACCGACGACGACCCGCAGGCGCCCTGGTACCCGACCCCCCGCTACGTGGTGCTCGACGTGACGTTCCAGATGCGGCTGGGCACGGACTCGGCGCCCGTCGCGTACACGGAGCTGGCGACGCGGCTCGGCGTCCAGCCGGGGGAGCGCGCCCCGCAGGCCGAGCTGCGCGCCGCGGTGCTCGAGCTGCGCGCCGGCAAGGGCATGCTGCAGGACGGCCGGTTCGGCTCCGCCCCCGGAGCGGACCACGACCGGTGGTCGGCCGGCTCGTTCTTCACCAACCCGATCGTCGCCGCCGACCAGGCGCACCTGCTGCCCGAGGGTGCCCCGCGCTACCCGGTCCGCTCGGCCGTGCCGATGACGACGACGGGCCCCAGCCTCGGCGCGATCGACCCGTCCCTGGTCAAGACCAGCGCGGCCTGGCTCATCGACCACGCCGGGTTCGGCAAGGGCTTCGGCGTCGCCGGCCCGACCAGCCGGGCGACGCTGTCCACCAAGCACACCCTCGCGCTGACCAACCGCGGGGCAGCGACGGCTGACGACCTCGTCGCCCTGGCCCGCGTCATCCGGGACGGCGTGCTGGACGCCTACGGCGTCGCGCTGGAGCCCGAGCCGGTGCTGGTGGGCGTCTCGCTGTGAGCGAGCTCGGGTAGCTCAGTACAGGAGCACCCGCGTGCCGATCGGCATGCCCCAGGAGTCCCACAGCCAGTTCATCGCGGCGTTGCTCACGCGCACGCACCCGTGCGAGGCGGGGTACGTCGGGATCGACGACGAGCCGTGCACGGCGTAGCCGCCGCGGAAGTACTTGGGCCGCCACATGTCACCGAGCTCGAGCGTCGAGGAGTGCATGCCGTCGCGCTGCATGTACACCGCGAAGTCGCCGCGCGGCGTGGTCGCGCGGTAGGTGCGCCCCTTCGCCTCGTACGTCTCCCCGTTGCCCGAGGAGGCGTTGATGATCCGCACCACGCGCCCGTCCTCGACGGCCAGCAGGATCTGCTTGTCGAGGTCGATCTCCACGACCTTGCCCGACGACGACCGCGGCGTCGGGCGGTACCCGGCGTCGAGCGCGGCCTGCGTCTGGGGTCCGACGACGCCGTCCCGGTACAGCCCGGCCGCCTTCTGGAACGCCCAGACCGCCTGCTGGGTGGCCCAGCCGTAGTCGCCGTCGGCCTTGAGGATGAAGTAGCCGAGGTCCATGAGGCGCTGCTGGAGGGCCAGCACCTCGGGACCCGTCGAACCGCGCTGCGGGTACTGCGGGGCGGGCGGTTCGGCGGACGCGCTGGGTTCGGGGTCGACCGGCGTCTCCTCCGGGGGAGGCGTCGTCGTCGGCTCGGCGGACGGGGTCTCGGAAGGAGTCTCGGACGGCGTCTCGGAAGGCTCCGCGGACGGCGTCTCGGTGGGCGTCTCGGACGGCGACGGCGCGACCGGCGGCGTGGCGGGCCCTGTCCGGTCCGGCGTAGGCGTCGGTGACACCTGTTCCACCGGCGTGCTCGCCGCGCCGCCCGGCTCGGCCTGTCCCGGCCACGCGCACCCGGCGAGCGACAGCGCCAGCAGCGGTGCGACGACCCTGCCCAGCCCTCGGCGGCGCAGTGCCGTACCGCGCACGCGCTCCGGGCCGTTCCCGTGGTCGTTCATCGTCGTCGTCCTCCTCGCAGCCCGCGCCGTCGCCGGCACGCGGGCGTCTCAGCCTGCCCGAGCGGCCGGTGACCGGCAGCGTGGATCGCCGATCGTCACGCAGTCGTGACCTCGACCCCTCTGACCCTTTCAACGCCCCGCAGCCGCAGAACGTTGGGGCCGGTGCGCCCGGCCGGCGTCAGGCGGGCGCCGCCAACCAGGAGTCGACCCCCGCGAGCATCGTCGCCTTGCTGCCCACGGAGGCGCGCGACGCCCGGATCGAGGACCGGGCCAGGCCGGCCAGCTCGGCGTCGGAGAACCCGTGCACGCTGCGTGCGGCCTCGTACTGGTCCACCAGCCGCGACCCGAACAGCAGCGGGTCGTCCGCCCCCAACGCGACCTCGGCGCCCGCCTCCACGAGCGCTCGCAGCGGCACCGCGGCCAGGTCCGGGTAGACGCCCAGCCCCACGTTGGACGCCGGGCACACCTCCAGCGCGATGCCGCGCCCGACGATGTCGGCCAGCACCGCCGGGTCCTCGGCCGACCGGACGCCGTGACCCAGCCGGTCCGGCTGCAGCTCGTCGAGCAGGACGGACACGTGGTCGGGGCCCAGCAGCTCGCCGCCGTGGGGTACCGCGGCCAGCCCGGCGTCGCGCGCGATGCGGAACGCCCGGGCGAACGTGTCCGTCCGCCCCGACCGCTCGTCGTTGCTCAGCCCGAAACCCACCACCTCGCCCGGCCCTTCGCCCGCGTACCGGGCCGCCAGCCGGGCCAGCGTCCGCGCGTCCATCGGGTGCCGGATGCGGGAGGCGGCGACGACGACGGCCACCTCCAGCCCGTGCGCGGCGCTCGCCGCCTTCGCGGCGTCGAGCACGATCTCCACCGCGGGCGTGATCCCGCCGACGAACGGCGCGTACGACGTCGGGTCGACCTGCAGCTCCAGGCGCACCGACCCCTCCGCGGCGTCGGCGGCCGCGGCCTCGTCCACGATGCGGCGCATGTCCGCCTCCGAGCGCACGCACGCCCGCGCGGCGTCGTACAACCGCTGGAACCGGAACCAGCCCCGCTGCGTGGCCGGCACGCGCAACGGGTCGCCGTCGAGCAGCGTCGCGGGTACGCGGATGCCCCGCTCCCGCGCCAGATCCCCCAACGAGCCCACGCTCAACGACCCGGTGAAGTGCAGATGCAGATGGGCCTTCGGCAGCCGGGCAAGGTCGCGCATCGCCCGAGTCTCGCACCCGGACGCGCGATGAGAACGTGCCGTCGCGATCGGAACGTGCGCTCCGATGCACGTTCCCATCGCGACGGCACGTTCCCATCGTGCGGGGGAGGGCTACACCAGCCAGCCGCGCCGGCGGGCCTCCGTGACCGCTGCCGTGCGGTCGTCCACGCCCAGCTTGGCGAACGCGCGCAGCAGGTGCGTCTTGACGGTGGCCTCCGCGATGAACAGGCGGCGCCCCACCTCGGCGTTCGAGCAGCCCTCGGCCACCAGCGCCAGCACCTGCGCCTCGCGCGGGGTCAGCCGGTCCGCCGACGCCCGCACCGAGCCCACCAGCCGCGTCGCCACCGTCGGCGCCAGCACCGTCTGCCCCTGGGCGGCCGCCCGGATGCCGCGCACCAGCGCGTCCCGCGGCGTGTCCTTGAGCAGATAGCCCGTCGCGCCCGCCTCGACCGCGCGCAGGATGTCCGCGTCCGTGTCGTAGGTGGTCAGCACCAGCACGCGTGGCCCCGTGCCGACGATCTGCGCCGTCGCGCCGACGCCGTCCAGCGCGGGCATGCGCAGGTCCATGAGCACGACGTCGGGGCCTAGCTCCGCGGCCAGCCGCACCGCCTCGACGCCGTCGCCCGCCTCGCCGACCACCTCCAGGTCGGGCTCGACGGCCAGCATGCCCACCAGTCCCGACCGCACCACCGGGTGGTCGTCCACCACCAGCACCCGGACGACGCCGGTGCCGGAGCGCTCCACGGTCACGGGGCGCTCCGCGCGGGCAGGCGCACGCTCAGGACGGTCCCGCCGTCGTCGCCCGCCTGCACGTCGAGCGCACCGCCGACGGCGACCACCCGGTCGCGCATCCCGCGCAGCCCATAACCCTCCCGCGTCGCGGCCGGGATCCCGCCACCGTCGTCCACCACCTCGAGCCGCACCGGAGCGCCTCCGCCACCCTCCAGCGACAGCCACACGGCCGACGCCCCCGCGTGCCGGCGCACGTTCGTCAACGCCTCCTGCGCCGCGCGCAGCAGCACCACCTCCTCGTCCGCGGCCAGCGGCCCCACGTCGTCGGCGGCCTCGACCACCGCGCGCAGACCCGTCTCCGCAGACCAGCGCTCCGCCAGCCGGCGCAGCGCGTCCGCCAGCGACCCGCCCTGCAACGACACCGGCGCGAACGCGGCGACCAGCCCGCGCGCCTCGGCCAGGTTGTCCCGCGCCGTCGCCTCCACGATGGCCAGGCGCTCGCGGGCCGCGGCGTCGTCGCCCCGGTCGAGGGCCGACGACGCGACCTGCACCTGCGTGACCACGCTCATGAAGCCCTGCGCGAGCGTGTCGTGGATCTCGCGGGCCAGGCGCTCGCGCTCGGCCGTGACACCCGCGGCGTGCTGGGTCGCGGCCAGCTCCGCCTGGGCCGCACGGAGCCGGGCCACCAGGCGCGCGTTCTCCTCCGCCTGCCGCATCGTGCGCGCCACGAACAGTCCGAGGCCCCCGGCGAACGCGAACGTCACCGCGACCGGGGGCACGACGTCCTCGAGCCGCGCCGGGTCCCACCCCGTCGCGCCCCAGAGCGCCAAGAACGTGCCCACCGTGAGCGCCACGGTGACCACGAGACCGTCCCGGACCCGTTCCGAGAGCATCCAGCCGTGCGTGAAGGCCACGAACAGCAGCAGCGACGCGATCTCGCCCTGCGCCATCGCGACGATCGTCGCGGCCACCAGGATCCCCAGGTACGCCCAGGTGAGCACCGGTTCGCGCGTCCGGGCGGCGCGGGCGCCCAGCAGCGCGTAGGCCACCACGATGGCGGCCACGCACGCGAGCTGCACCACGAGGGCGCGGCCCGGCGTCGAGCTCGTCACCAGGGACAGGACCACCAGCGCGACGGCGACGTAGAACGCCACGTGCCACCACACGACGACCCGGCTCCAGTCGGCGAACGGTCCGCCCGGGGCCGGGGCGTCGCCGTCGTCAGCCGTGCTCATGGCGGGTTCAGCCGTGCTCATGGCAGCCGAACCCTGCGGCTCCGCGGCAGGCGAGTGCCTCGTCCCTCGGCCCGCACCGGCCGCTGCGCCTCCGGGTTCAGCCGTGTTGATGGCGGCTGAACCCTGCGGCTCCGCGGCAGGCGAGTGCCTCGTTCCTCGGCCCGCACCGGCCGCTGCGCCTCCGGGTTCAGCCGTCGTCACGACGCCGCCAGCGGAACGTCCGCACCCCGACCACCAGTCCCACCACCAGCCATGCGGCAAGGATCGCAGCCGTCAGCCCGTGCTGCCAGGACTCGGCCACCTCCAGGTACCTGGCCTCGTCCGGCAGGAACACCGAGCGCATGCCCTGGGCGGTCCACTTGAGCGGGAACAGCGACGCCACCTGCTGCATCCACGACGGCAGGCCGTAGAACGGGAAGAACACGCCCGAGATGAACTGCAGCACCAGCACCACCGAGGTGACGACGGCGGACGCCGAACGGGCCGAGCGCGGCAGCGCCGAGAACGCGATCCCCAGCACCACGCCCGACGCCGTCGCCAGCAGGAACACCCACGCGAACGTGGCCCAGGCGCTCGCGGTCGCCGGCAGCGGCACGTCGAAGCCGAACCTCGCCAGGGCCAGCAGGGCGCCGACCTGCACGACCGAGACCGCGAGGATCTGCAGCACCTTGCCCAGGACGTACGCGGACGCCGGGACCGGGGTGGCGCGCAGGCGCTTGAGGGTGCCGTCGTCGCGTTCCAGGGCGACCGAGATCGCGAGGGACTGGAAGCTCGTGAGCATCAGGCCCGTGGCCACCATGCCGGGCAGGAAGTACCGGGCGAAGTCCACGGAGACCTCCCCGGTGCTGGTCATGCCCGCCTGGTTCTCCCCGCCGAAGACGCTCGCGAAGATCGCGAACATCACGACGGGGTAGGCCAGGATGAAGATGACGGCGTCGCGCTCGCGCAGGAACCCGCGCAGCTCGACGCCGGCGCGCACGACGGCGAGCGGGAGCACGCCGGGAAGCCGGGCGGGGGCGGTGACGGTGGTCATCGGGACTCCTCGGTGCGGTCGTGGATGAGGTCGAGGTAGACGTCCTCGAGGCTCGGGCGGGTGACGGTCAGGCCGTCGACCTCGCGCCCGGGCCCGGCGGTGGCGGCGAGCTGCGCGACGAGCGCCGTCGGCGTCGTCGAGCGCTCGGAGCGCGGCTGCCCGTCCTCCACCCAGCGCACCACGGGGATACGGGCCTGCGGGCCGCCGAGGCTCTCCGGCGTGCCGAGGGCGACCACGCGCCCGGCGCTGATCACGGCCGCACGGTCCGCGAGGTGCGCGGCCTCGTCGAGGTAGTGGGTGGTCAGCAGGACGGTGGTGCCGCCGTCGCGCAGCGAGCGCACCAGGTCCCAGAACGCGTGCCGTGCCTCGGGGTCGAACCCCGTGGTCGGCTCGTCCAGGAACAGCAGCTCGGGCCGTCCGACGATGCCGAGGGCGACGTCGAGCCGGCGACGTTGCCCGCCGGACAACGTGCGCACCCGCTTGCCCGCCTTCTCCTGGAGCCCGACGGCGGCGATCACCTCGGCCGGGTCGCGGGGCGCGGGGTAGTAGCGCGCGGTCGCTCGCACCGTCTCGGCGACCGTGAGCTCGCTGAGGTCGCGGGCGTCCTGGAGCACGACGCCGAGACCGGCCCGCCAGGCGCGGCCCGCGGTGGCGGGGTCCTGCCCCAGCACGCTCACCTCGCCGTCGTCGCGCGAGCGGAAGCCGGCGAGGATCTCGACCGTCGTGGTCTTGCCCGCGCCGTTGGGGCCGAGGACGGCGAAGATCTCGCCGCGCTCGACGTCGAGCTCGACGCCGTCGAGCGCCTGGTGCGTGCCGTACCGCTTGCGCAGGTCGCGCACCCGGACGGCCGCCGTGGTCCGGGCACGGGC
The Xylanimonas cellulosilytica DSM 15894 DNA segment above includes these coding regions:
- a CDS encoding ABC transporter ATP-binding protein, producing METTTLRAPDPARARTTAAVRVRDLRKRYGTHQALDGVELDVERGEIFAVLGPNGAGKTTTVEILAGFRSRDDGEVSVLGQDPATAGRAWRAGLGVVLQDARDLSELTVAETVRATARYYPAPRDPAEVIAAVGLQEKAGKRVRTLSGGQRRRLDVALGIVGRPELLFLDEPTTGFDPEARHAFWDLVRSLRDGGTTVLLTTHYLDEAAHLADRAAVISAGRVVALGTPESLGGPQARIPVVRWVEDGQPRSERSTTPTALVAQLAATAGPGREVDGLTVTRPSLEDVYLDLIHDRTEESR
- a CDS encoding response regulator, with protein sequence MTVERSGTGVVRVLVVDDHPVVRSGLVGMLAVEPDLEVVGEAGDGVEAVRLAAELGPDVVLMDLRMPALDGVGATAQIVGTGPRVLVLTTYDTDADILRAVEAGATGYLLKDTPRDALVRGIRAAAQGQTVLAPTVATRLVGSVRASADRLTPREAQVLALVAEGCSNAEVGRRLFIAEATVKTHLLRAFAKLGVDDRTAAVTEARRRGWLV
- a CDS encoding ABC transporter permease — encoded protein: MTTVTAPARLPGVLPLAVVRAGVELRGFLRERDAVIFILAYPVVMFAIFASVFGGENQAGMTSTGEVSVDFARYFLPGMVATGLMLTSFQSLAISVALERDDGTLKRLRATPVPASAYVLGKVLQILAVSVVQVGALLALARFGFDVPLPATASAWATFAWVFLLATASGVVLGIAFSALPRSARSASAVVTSVVLVLQFISGVFFPFYGLPSWMQQVASLFPLKWTAQGMRSVFLPDEARYLEVAESWQHGLTAAILAAWLVVGLVVGVRTFRWRRRDDG
- a CDS encoding UDP-N-acetylmuramate dehydrogenase; translation: MNASLEAPPVPTLAELTTLRVGGPADAYVETTTEAELIDTIRAADDAGEPLLVVGGGSNLLVSDEGFGGVVVRDTRTGFELASADACGGATVTAVGGQDWDELVAVAVENGWVGIEALSGIPGTVGAAPVQNIGAYGQEVAGVLSTVRTWDRLRGRVRTFAVGELGLGYRTSLLKQSMRGVPTDDDPQAPWYPTPRYVVLDVTFQMRLGTDSAPVAYTELATRLGVQPGERAPQAELRAAVLELRAGKGMLQDGRFGSAPGADHDRWSAGSFFTNPIVAADQAHLLPEGAPRYPVRSAVPMTTTGPSLGAIDPSLVKTSAAWLIDHAGFGKGFGVAGPTSRATLSTKHTLALTNRGAATADDLVALARVIRDGVLDAYGVALEPEPVLVGVSL
- a CDS encoding adenosine deaminase; the encoded protein is MRDLARLPKAHLHLHFTGSLSVGSLGDLARERGIRVPATLLDGDPLRVPATQRGWFRFQRLYDAARACVRSEADMRRIVDEAAAADAAEGSVRLELQVDPTSYAPFVGGITPAVEIVLDAAKAASAAHGLEVAVVVAASRIRHPMDARTLARLAARYAGEGPGEVVGFGLSNDERSGRTDTFARAFRIARDAGLAAVPHGGELLGPDHVSVLLDELQPDRLGHGVRSAEDPAVLADIVGRGIALEVCPASNVGLGVYPDLAAVPLRALVEAGAEVALGADDPLLFGSRLVDQYEAARSVHGFSDAELAGLARSSIRASRASVGSKATMLAGVDSWLAAPA
- a CDS encoding sensor histidine kinase, which codes for MSTAEPAMSTADDGDAPAPGGPFADWSRVVVWWHVAFYVAVALVVLSLVTSSTPGRALVVQLACVAAIVVAYALLGARAARTREPVLTWAYLGILVAATIVAMAQGEIASLLLFVAFTHGWMLSERVRDGLVVTVALTVGTFLALWGATGWDPARLEDVVPPVAVTFAFAGGLGLFVARTMRQAEENARLVARLRAAQAELAATQHAAGVTAERERLAREIHDTLAQGFMSVVTQVQVASSALDRGDDAAARERLAIVEATARDNLAEARGLVAAFAPVSLQGGSLADALRRLAERWSAETGLRAVVEAADDVGPLAADEEVVLLRAAQEALTNVRRHAGASAVWLSLEGGGGAPVRLEVVDDGGGIPAATREGYGLRGMRDRVVAVGGALDVQAGDDGGTVLSVRLPARSAP
- a CDS encoding L,D-transpeptidase family protein translates to MNDHGNGPERVRGTALRRRGLGRVVAPLLALSLAGCAWPGQAEPGGAASTPVEQVSPTPTPDRTGPATPPVAPSPSETPTETPSAEPSETPSETPSETPSAEPTTTPPPEETPVDPEPSASAEPPAPQYPQRGSTGPEVLALQQRLMDLGYFILKADGDYGWATQQAVWAFQKAAGLYRDGVVGPQTQAALDAGYRPTPRSSSGKVVEIDLDKQILLAVEDGRVVRIINASSGNGETYEAKGRTYRATTPRGDFAVYMQRDGMHSSTLELGDMWRPKYFRGGYAVHGSSSIPTYPASHGCVRVSNAAMNWLWDSWGMPIGTRVLLY
- a CDS encoding MFS transporter, whose translation is MTTRPADVDLRRNARAAWAVFAVFAASGATFATWVSRLPAVRDGLDFTPGQMGVLLLTGAVGSVVALPLSGMITARLGAARAVTTFALVAVAGYALVCVGVGTGTALAVRVGLVVAGIGFGVWDAAMNVEGAVVEQRLGRSIMPRFHAGFSLGTVAGAGVGSLAAHAGVPFVWHVGVGVALTVTTALVCVRGFLPTPHAVRADVPEPDCADPAEAAPAHGLRATIAAWREPRTLLVGFVVLAAALTEGAANDWTALSLVDGFGAAESTGAFALALFLAAMTVTRLAGTRLVDRFGRVTVLRAGSVAALVGVAVFAFAPWLWLAVVGSVVWGASAALGFPLGMSAAADEPQHAAMRVAVVSTIGYAAFFVGPALIGLVADVVGFRHALVVIALPVVVGLALAGNARPLRAERTA